Part of the Candidatus Polarisedimenticolia bacterium genome, GGGAGCGCCGCCGCCACCTCTTCCGGAATCTCCGGCTCTTCCTCGACCACCGGAGGCTCGTCCGGCGCGATCGTGATTCTCCGATAGTATTCCATGCCGGTCCCGGCCGGGATGAGCCGGCCCATGATCACGTTCTCCTTGAGGCCGCGCAGGTAATCGACCTTGCCGCTGATCGACGCCTCGGTGAGCACGCGGGTCGTCTCCTGGAACGAGGCGGCGGAGATGAAGCTCTCGGTCGAAAGCGAGGCCTTGGTGATTCCGAGGAGAAGCGGGCGGCCGCGCGCCGGCTCCCCTCCCTCGTTGCGGACCCGGGCGTTCTCCTCCTGGAACCGGAACTTGTCGACCTGCTCCTCGATGATGAAGTCGGTGTCGCCGACTTCTTCGAGCTTGACCCACCGCATCATCTGGCGGACGACCACCTCGATGTGCTTGTCGTTGATGTTCACCCCCTGCAGCCGGTAGACCTCCTGGATCTCGTTCACCAGGTAGTCCTGGAGCTCGCTCTGGCCCTTGACGCGCAGGATGTCGTGCGGATTGATCGGCCCGTCGATCAGGGGCTCCCCCGCCTTCACCCTCTCCCCTTCCTGGATGTTGATGTGCACCCCCTTGGGGATCAGGTACTCGTGGCTGTCGCCTTCGTCGGTGACGACGAAGATCTTCCTCATCCCCTTCGCGACCTCGCCGTACTTGATGACGCCGTCGACCTCGGAGATGATGGCAGGTTCCTTGGGACGGCGCGCCTCGAACAGCTCGACGACGCGCGGCAGCCCGCCGGTGATGTCCTTCGTCTTGGTCGTCTCCCTCGGGATCTTCGCCAGGATCGTTCCCGGATGGACCTTGCTGTCGTTCGACACCATCAACAGCGCGCGCGACGGCAGGAGGTAGCGCCGCAGGATCTTCTTTTCCTGCCGGATCAGGATCTGGGGCTGGTGCTTCTCGTCCGGCGATTCCAGGACAACCTGCCGGGCGAATCCCGTGACCTCGTCGACTTCCTCCTTCATCGTCACCCCTTCGACGATGTCCTTGAACTCCACTTCCCCGCCCACCTCCGTGAGGATGGCGAAGGTGTAGGGATCCCACTCCACCAGGAGCGTTCCCGGCTCGATCTCCTGGCCGTCCGTGACCTTGACGGTCGCTCCGTAGACCACCGCGTGCCGCTCCTTCTCGCGGCCCTTAGGATCCTGGACGACGAGCATGCCGGTCCGGTTGATGGCCACCAGGTCCCCGTCCTTGTTCTGCACGGTGGCGAGGTTGATGAACCGGACGATTCCGGCGTTCTTCGATTCGAGCGTCGACTGTTCGGAGACGCGGCTCGCAGTGCCGCCGATGTGGAACGTCCGCATGGTAAGCTGCGTGCCCGGCTCGCCGATGCTTTGCGCCGCCAGGACGCCGACCGCCTCGCCCAGCTCGACCATCCTTCCGGTGGCCAGGTTCCGGCCGTAGCACTTGACGCAAACGCCCCGCTTGCTCTCGCACGTGAGCACCGAGCGGATCTTCACCCGCTCGATTCCGGAGGCCTGAATCAGGTTGGCGTAATCCTCGGTGATCTCCTGGTTGGTCTTGATGATCAGATCGCCGGTGAAGGGATCCACGATGTCCTCCATCGCGACCCGGCCGACGATCCGATCCCGCAGGGGCTCGATGACTTCGCCGCCCTCGATGATCGCCGAGACGTAGATCCCGTCGAGCGTCTGGCAGTCCTCTTCGTAGATGATTACGTCCTGGCAGACGTCCACGAGGCGCCGCGTCAGGTATCCCGAATCGGCGGTCTTCAGGGCGGTGTCGGCCAGGCCTTTCCGGGCTCCGTGGGTGCTGATGAAGTACTGCAGCACGTTCAGCCCCTCCCGGAAATTCGCCGTGATCGGAGTCTCGATGATCTCCCCCGAGGGCTTGGCCATCAGTCCCCGCATGCCGGCGAGCTGGCGCATCTGCTGCTTCGATCCGCGCGCGCCGGAATCGGCCATCATGTAGATCGGGTTGAACTCCCCGCCGCTGCGGTCGATCTTCTCCATCTCCTTGAACATCTCGTCGGAGATCCGCTCGGTCACGTCGGACCAGATCCCGATCACCTTGTTGTAGCGCTCGCCGTTCGTGATGGCGCCGTCGAGGTACTGCTGCTCGACGGCGATCTGCTCCCGTCGCGCCTCTTCTACGAGCTTCGGCTTGTTCGCCGGGATGACCATGTCGTCGATGCCGATGGACACCCCCGCCCGGGTCGCGTAGAGGAACCCGAGCGCCTTGATCTCGTCCACCATCACCACGGTCTTCTCGCTCCCCAGCCGCAGGTAGCAGTAGGACACCAGCTGTCCCAGACCCTTCTTCTTGAGGATGCCGTTGATGAACGGCACGCCTTCGGGCAGATGGTCGTTGAACAACACGCGGCCGACGGTGGTTTCGATCGACTGCTTCTCGACGTCCTGGACGTCGGTATGGAGGATGTCCTGGTCGTCGTAGACGGTGGTGAGATCCAGCAACTGGCCCGTGTACCGGAGCCGGACCGCCGCCAGGAGATCCACTTCCTTCCCCTCGAGGGCCAGGAGCGCCTCCTCCACCGAGTTGAAGGTACGCCCCTCGCCTTTGGCGCCGGGGCGCGCTTTGGTCAAGTAGTAGATCCCCAGGACGATATCCTGCGTGGGGACCACGACCGGCGCGCCGTTGGCCGGGGAGAGCAGGTTCTGCGTCGAAAGCATCAGGACCTGGGCCTCGATCTGGGCCTTGGGAGACAGGGGGATGTGGACCGCCATCTGGTCGCCGTCGAAGTCGGCGTTGAAGGCGGTGCAGACGAGAGGGTGGATCTTGATCGCCTTGCCTTCGACCAGGACCGGCTCGAACGCCTGGATGCCGAGGCGGTGCAGCGTCGGGGCCCGGTTCAGGAGGACCGGATGCTCCTTGATGACCTCCTCCAGGAAATCCCAGACCCGCGGCTTCTGGAGCTCCACCATCTCCTTCGCCGCCTTGATCGTCGAGACGAGCCCCTCCTGCTCGAGCTTGTTGTAGATGAAGGGCTTGAAGAGCTCCAGGGCCATCTTCTTGGGCAGGCCGCACTGATGCAGCTTCAGCTCGGGGCCGACGACGATCACCGATCGGCCGGAGTAGTCGACGCGCTTGCCCAGCAAGTTCTGGCGGAAGCGCCCCTGCTTCCCCTTCAGCGTGTCGGAAAGCGACTTCAGGGGACGGTTGTTCGTTCCCCGCAGGATCCGGCCCCGCCGGCCGTTGTCGA contains:
- the rpoC gene encoding DNA-directed RNA polymerase subunit beta', whose translation is MSLVAEGIRPLSKSSPFSDKARTINDFEAIRISLASPEKIRSWSYGEVTKPETINYRTFKPERDGLFCAKIFGPTVDWECLCGKFKRMKHRGVICDKCGVEVTQSKVRRERMGHIELASPVSHVWFFKGLPSRIGHLLDITLRDLERILYFEAYVVIDPASTPLKEKELLTEDRYRQLREEHGHAFTAMMGAEAIKKLLQRVRVEELSVEMRARMKSETSVQKRLKFAKRLKVVEAFRKSGNKPEWMILDVIPVIPPELRPLVPLDGGRFATSDLNDLYRRVINRNNRLKKLLELKAPEVIIRNEKRMLQEAVDALFDNGRRGRILRGTNNRPLKSLSDTLKGKQGRFRQNLLGKRVDYSGRSVIVVGPELKLHQCGLPKKMALELFKPFIYNKLEQEGLVSTIKAAKEMVELQKPRVWDFLEEVIKEHPVLLNRAPTLHRLGIQAFEPVLVEGKAIKIHPLVCTAFNADFDGDQMAVHIPLSPKAQIEAQVLMLSTQNLLSPANGAPVVVPTQDIVLGIYYLTKARPGAKGEGRTFNSVEEALLALEGKEVDLLAAVRLRYTGQLLDLTTVYDDQDILHTDVQDVEKQSIETTVGRVLFNDHLPEGVPFINGILKKKGLGQLVSYCYLRLGSEKTVVMVDEIKALGFLYATRAGVSIGIDDMVIPANKPKLVEEARREQIAVEQQYLDGAITNGERYNKVIGIWSDVTERISDEMFKEMEKIDRSGGEFNPIYMMADSGARGSKQQMRQLAGMRGLMAKPSGEIIETPITANFREGLNVLQYFISTHGARKGLADTALKTADSGYLTRRLVDVCQDVIIYEEDCQTLDGIYVSAIIEGGEVIEPLRDRIVGRVAMEDIVDPFTGDLIIKTNQEITEDYANLIQASGIERVKIRSVLTCESKRGVCVKCYGRNLATGRMVELGEAVGVLAAQSIGEPGTQLTMRTFHIGGTASRVSEQSTLESKNAGIVRFINLATVQNKDGDLVAINRTGMLVVQDPKGREKERHAVVYGATVKVTDGQEIEPGTLLVEWDPYTFAILTEVGGEVEFKDIVEGVTMKEEVDEVTGFARQVVLESPDEKHQPQILIRQEKKILRRYLLPSRALLMVSNDSKVHPGTILAKIPRETTKTKDITGGLPRVVELFEARRPKEPAIISEVDGVIKYGEVAKGMRKIFVVTDEGDSHEYLIPKGVHINIQEGERVKAGEPLIDGPINPHDILRVKGQSELQDYLVNEIQEVYRLQGVNINDKHIEVVVRQMMRWVKLEEVGDTDFIIEEQVDKFRFQEENARVRNEGGEPARGRPLLLGITKASLSTESFISAASFQETTRVLTEASISGKVDYLRGLKENVIMGRLIPAGTGMEYYRRITIAPDEPPVVEEEPEIPEEVAAALPPAAEEGLLSLQGDKGAI